The genomic interval tatttattgcaGCAAAGGGATGGTCTTCTTTGAGGTTTGGTAATTTTGCAAGCAAAGGAGAGATTTGGATGGACAAAAGCAAGAGTTTGAATTTGGTAAATCTAGTGCAACTCTGCGTCACCAACAAAGATCTTTTAGCCGGCAAGGTTCTTCACGCTCGACTTCTCCGTCTCCGTCTTTTCTATGACACTTTTCTCTCCAACCACTTCATCGAACTTTATTCAAAGTGTGATGAAATTGCCTCCGCCCACAATGTGTTCGACAATATACCTCACAAAAATATCTTTTCCTGGAATGCCATTTTGGCTGCCTATTGCAAAACCCGCAACTTGCAACGCGCGTGCCGTCTGTTCCTGCAAATGCCTCAGAGGAATACCGTCTCACTGAACACCTTAATCAGCACAATGGTCAGGTGTGGCTACGAACGCCAAGCAGTGGATACCTACGATTCGATGATGCTGGATGGAATTAAACCCTCCCACATAACGTTCGCTACTGTTTTTAGTGCTTGTGGTACTTTGTTGGATGTGGACTGTGGCAGGAGAAATCATGGGTTTGTGGTCAAGGTTGGTCTTGAAAGTAATATATATGTCGTTAATGCTCTTTTGTGCATGTATGCTAAGTGTAGGCTTATTgttagaggtgtcaatttaacccatggctCCAGGGCCAGTcccaacccactattgaaaaagtcctattttaagaagccccttgAGTAGGGGACCAGAAAAAAGTCCCAACCcccaaaaccccctctcaagtgggttagggtcagggttaaagtgggtttagccccactccaaaactttaattaaattttaggctNNNNNNNNNNNNNNNNNNNNNNNNNNNNNNNNNNNNNNNNNNNNNNNNNNNNNNNNNNNNNNNNNNNNNNNNNNNNNNNNNNNNNNNNNNNNNNNNNNNNNNNNNNNNNNNNNNNNNNNNNNNNNNNNNNNNNNNNNNNNNNNNNNNNNNNNNNNNNNNNNNNNNNNNNNNNNNNNNNNNNNNNNNNNNNNNNNNNNNNNNNNNNNNNNNNNNNNNNNNNNNNNNNNNNNNNNNNNNNNNNNNNNNNNNNNNNNNNNNNNNNNNNNNNNNNNNNNNNNNNNNNNNNNNNNNNNNNNNNNNNNNNNNNNNNNNNNNNNNNNNNNNNNNNNNNNNNNNNNNNNNNNNNNNNNNNNNNNNNNNNNNNNNNNNNNNNNNNNNNNNNNNNNNNNNNNNNNNNNNNNNNNNNNNNNNNNNNNNNNNNNNNNNNNNNNNNNNNNNNNNNNNNNNNNNNNNNNNNNNNNNNNNNNNNNNNNNNNNNNNNNNNNNNNNNNNNNNNNNNNNNNNNNNNNNNNNNNNNNNNNNNNNNNNNNNNNNNNNNNNNNNNNNNNNNNNNNNNNNNNNNNNNNNNNNNNNNNNNNNNNNNNNNNNNNNNNNNNNNNNNNNNNNNNNNNNNNNNNNNNNNNNNNNNNNNNNNNNNNNNNNNNNNNNNNNNNNNNNNNNNNNNNNNNNNNNNNNNNNNNNNNNNNNNNNNNNNNNNNNNNNNNNNNNNNNNNNNNNNNNNNNNNNNNNNNNNNNNNNNNNNNNNNNNNNNNNNNNNNNNNNNNNNNNNNNNNNNNNNNNNNNNNNNNNNNNNNNNNNNNNNNNNNNNNNNNNNNNNNNNNNNNNNNNNNNNNNNNNNNNNNNNNNNNNNNNNNNNNNNNNNNNNNNNNNNNNNNNNNNNNNNNNNNNNNNNNNNNNNNNNNNNNNNNNNNNNNNNNNNNNNNNNNNNNNNNNNNNNNNNNNNNNNNNNNNNNNNNNNNNNNNNNNNNNNNNNNNNNNNNNNNNNNNNNNNNNNNNNNNNNNNNNNNNNNNNNNNNNNNNNNNNNNNNN from Vigna radiata var. radiata cultivar VC1973A chromosome 9, Vradiata_ver6, whole genome shotgun sequence carries:
- the LOC106773441 gene encoding pentatricopeptide repeat-containing protein At4g20770-like yields the protein MPFEMKLKKNCLSDSEEKEQEHRFIFIAAKGWSSLRFGNFASKGEIWMDKSKSLNLVNLVQLCVTNKDLLAGKVLHARLLRLRLFYDTFLSNHFIELYSKCDEIASAHNVFDNIPHKNIFSWNAILAAYCKTRNLQRACRLFLQMPQRNTVSLNTLISTMVRCGYERQAVDTYDSMMLDGIKPSHITFATVFSACGTLLDVDCGRRNHGFVVKVGLESNIYVVNALLCMYAKCRLIVRGVNLTHGSRASPNPLLKKSYFKKPLE